A genomic stretch from Lathyrus oleraceus cultivar Zhongwan6 chromosome 2, CAAS_Psat_ZW6_1.0, whole genome shotgun sequence includes:
- the LOC127122235 gene encoding uncharacterized protein LOC127122235, producing MDPIKYIFEKPTLTSRIARRKMLLSEYDIQYVAQRAIKGSVLADHLAHQPIENYQPLKFDFSDEDIMFVKDSEIPEPSKGSEPEEQWTLMFDGASNVIGHGIGAVLMSPKNYHLPFTAKLCFTCTNNIIEFEACILGLEESIELEIKILEVFGDSSLVIHQIRGDWKTRHANLIPYWDYMLKLLPKFDKITFSRIPREENKMADANMA from the coding sequence ATGGACCCtatcaagtacatattcgagaaaccaaCTCTTACCAGCAGAATTGCTCGACGGaaaatgttgttatcagaatatgatatccaatatgttGCACAAAGGGCCATCAAGGGAAGTGTACTAGCAGATCATCTTGCTCACCAACCGATAGAGAATTACCAACCTTTGAAGTTTGACTTCTCAGACGAAGACATCATGTTTGTTAAAGACTCTGAAATCCCCGAACCTAGCAAGGGATCTGAACCAGAAGAACAGTGGACTCTCATGTTCGACGGTGCTTCAAATGTTATAGGTCATGGGATTGGGGCAGtgctgatgtctcccaagaattaTCATCTACCCTTCACTGCAAAGCTTTGCTTCACCTGCACGAACAACATTATTGAGTTTGAAGCCTGCATATTGGGGCTAGAAGAATCTATTGAGTTAGAGATTAAAATCCTAGAGGTATTCGGAGATTCCTCTTTAGTGATACATCAAATCAGAGGGGATTGGAAAACGagacatgctaacctaattccatacTGGGATTATATGCTGAAGTTACTCCCAAAATTTGACAAAATCACTTTCTCTCgtattcctcgagaagagaataAGATGGCAGATGCTAATATGGCCTAA